The following nucleotide sequence is from Acidobacteriota bacterium.
AAGTTCCGACGGCGTACGAGACGAGCCAGGGCACCGCTCGCGTACGGGCGTCGGTCCGCACGAACAGAATGACGGACGACACGAGCAGGCCGCCGGCGCTCCCCAAGACCGACAGGCCCAGGGCGGTCACCCAGCGAAGCACGCTGCATGCTAGCCCGGATCCTCGGGCCGCGACAGGCGTGCCGCGGCCCAGCGCCCGTCAGTTGGCGACGAAGCCCTTGCGCGCGCGCACGGTGTGGGCTCCGTGATGGACGAGACGGACGTCGATGGTGTGCCAGCGCCCGTCCTTCGCCGCCGACGAGCCGTACCCGATGAAGTACTGGCGGCTCAGCTCGTCGGCGATGTTGGCAGTCGCCGGGGCCAGGTCTCGTGCCGAGACGATGAGCTCCGTGCGGCCGCCGGTTTCGTCCGTGATGCGTTGCAGCGTGCCGAGCTGCTCCTTGGACTTCGGATGAGACGGCCTCGATGGCGACGCCGGCCGCGCGGGAGGCAGCGGCGCGCCGGGGAACGGCGACGGTGTCCGCGCGGGCGCGGCCGCCGCCGCCGGACGCTGCATGCCGCCCGACGCATCGATCCCGATCGCGTAGACGAGCACTTCGGTCGCGCGAATCATGCTCACGAGATCGTCGAGCGAGCGCCTGCTGCTCGTGTCCTGGCCGTCGGAGATGACCACGACGGCCTTCTTGCGCCGGCTGCCGTTCTGGGCCATCGGCACGGCAACGGCGACGGCATCGTAGAGCGCCGTGCCGCCGTTGGGCTGCATGGTGCCGAGGTGGCGGCCGATCGCGAACCTGTTCGGCGTCCACCCTTCGACCAGCAGGGGACGGCTGTCGAAGCGATAGAGGAACATCTCGTCCTGGTCGCCGAGCAGATCGAAGACGAACCGGCTGAGCGCCGCGTCGGCGGCGCGAATCTTCTCACCCGCCATGCTGCCGCTCGTATCCAGCACCACCCCGAGGCTGACCGGTACCCGTTCCGCTTCGAACTGCTGGATGGTCTGCTTGACGCCGTCTTCGTAGACTTCGAAATCCTGCGCGCGTAGATCGGGCACGAAGCGCCCGTCCTGATCCGTGACGGTCGCGGCGATGTTGATGAGCTGTACGCCGGTGCGGAACGAGAAGCCCTGACGCTCCTGGGGCGCCGCCGCCTGCGTCGCCGCGAGGCCCGCTGCGAGGAGCAGGAGAACGGCCGTCGCGATCGTTCGCATCATCATCGTGGGCTGCCGTCGACCGTGGCGGCTCTCGTGGATCCGGCGGCGCGCGCAGGCGCGACCACGTCGGGCTGGACGTCAAGGACATCCCCCGTCGTCCCTTCGGGGAGCCGTCCGCGGTGATCCACGTGCGCGACCGCCCGCCCGTCGGCACGCCGGAACCCCACGCGGTATCGGCTGATCGTCGCCGCCGTCGGCACCTGGACGACGAAGGCGGACTCGTCGCCGGGGCCGAGCGTGGGGATATCGATCGGCGCCCGCGCGCTCGTCAGGAACTGGCCGGTCTCGTCGAAGAGGTAGAGCACTGCCTCGACTTGCGCCAGCTCCGCGGCCGAGGCCGGATTCTGCACGAGGCCCGTCACGGTGAACGATCCGGCGGGGTTCGTGGCGTGTCGCAAGGACAACAGCTCGAGCGGCGTGCCGTTCACGGCCGGCCGCCGGCCGTCGGCCGAGCTCGACGCTGAGAGGACCGCCAGCAGCGAAGACGACCGGATGAGGACCGCTCCGCCGATCAGCACGGCCGCGACCGCCACCATGGCCACGATCGCCAGCGAGCGGCGTGCCGCGATGGGTTGCACGGCGGGCTCGTCGAACAGCGGGCGAGCCTGCAACAGCCCACCATCGAGCTGGGCTGTCGCAGCAACGGCCGGCGTCGGCAACGGTCGCGGTGCCGCTGGCCACCGCTGGGGCTGCTCGCGTCCCGCATCCGCGCCATCAAGCCCCAGCGCGGTATCCCACGCCGGGTTCACGTCGTGCGCCGCCGGCGGATCCGAAGGCGCCGCGGCGGCGTGGGCGATCGCGGCGCGCGGTTCCGTCAGCTCGGCGCTCGGCCGGCGCGAGAGCGCGCTCTGCTCGGCCGATTGCGCGGCCGAGGACTCGGAAAACGCCATCGCTTCGAGCGCCTCGATGCGCGCCGCGCTGCGATCGCGGTCGCGCCGCAGCAGGTGCCAGGCGACCGCCGACATGGCGATCGCGAGCGCCAGCGACACGACGGTTGCACCGATGAACAGCCATTCCACGGGTCACCTCAACTTGAATTCGACGGCGACGTCCACGGTCACGTCGACCGGCACGCCCTTGCGGCTCGCTGGCCTGAAGCGCCACTGCCGAACGGCGTCGATCGCCTTCTGATCGAGACCGGCGCCCAGGCTCTTGACGACGCGTACGTTGCCGACGCTGCCGTCGCGAAGCACGACGACCTGCAGGCCGACGTTGCCTTCGAGCCCGCGCCGGCGCGCTTCGTCGCTGTAGGTCGGGCGCACTTCGCGAAGCACCGCCGGCGGCTCCACACCGCTGCCGGGACCATACAGTCCGCCGCCAGCCCCGCCACCTTCGCCTTCCCCGATGCCTGATCCGCGGCCCTCGCCGAGGCCGGTGCCGGCGCCGAATCCCACGCCGCCGGCGATTCCCGGGCCGCTGCTGTTCACCGTCGTCTTGGCGGCGAGCAGCCCCGGCGTCGAGACCGGATCGGCTGGTGCCTGCGCGACCGGCGCCTGGACCACCTGCGCTGGCGGGGGCGCCGGGACGTCGATCGGCTTGGGCACGACCCGCGGCGGTTCTGCGGGCCGCACGAGCCTGGCTGTCGAGCGCACCGGCGGATCCCGCCGGACTCTCACGATCGGGCTGGACATCAGGGGGCGGCGCGGCGGGGCCTCCCGCTTCGCCTGCGGCGGGGGCGCCGGCATCTGCAGGCCGCCGCCTCCGCCCCCGCCGCCCGGACCCGGATCGATCAGAAAGACGAGGCGGGCCGCCTGCGGCTCGAAGACGTGCTGGGAGGTGTCGGTCGCGAAGAGGCCCACGGCTCCGGCCCAGATGAGCAGCACCAGGCCGGCCGCGTGCATCAGGGCCGAAGCCGCGACCGGGCCGGCCCGGCGCGCCCCGGCGAGGTGCAGCGTCGTCAGGGGCGAGCGGTCCGCCGCGCGCAGTTCTCCCCGGCGGAGCTGCCTCACGAGCCTTGCGGCATCGGCTGGCGCGACGTAGCCCCTGAAGGCGACAACATGGCCCGCGTCGATCAGCGCGCGCACGGCGGCCGGCGGGACGCCGGCGGCTGTCGCGATCTCCGAGGCCGAGAACAGCTCGTGACGAGTTGTCGGATGTGCGCTTGCCTGCATCTTCCAGCAAGCGTTGTTTCGGCCGGACGCGGCCGATAGATGAGGGCGGAGGGGACTTTTCTGAAATCCGGCTACTCGCGGCGGCCCTCGTAGAACGCGACGCCGTCGACGTCGGCCAATTGCCGTCGCGCGCGGGTGCCGGCCCGGTCGAGCAACCGAAGCGCCGCGTCGCTCGGCAGCCGCGGGCGCCCGCGCCGGAATCCGCCCAGCAGGCCGCCCTT
It contains:
- a CDS encoding VWA domain-containing protein; this encodes MMMRTIATAVLLLLAAGLAATQAAAPQERQGFSFRTGVQLINIAATVTDQDGRFVPDLRAQDFEVYEDGVKQTIQQFEAERVPVSLGVVLDTSGSMAGEKIRAADAALSRFVFDLLGDQDEMFLYRFDSRPLLVEGWTPNRFAIGRHLGTMQPNGGTALYDAVAVAVPMAQNGSRRKKAVVVISDGQDTSSRRSLDDLVSMIRATEVLVYAIGIDASGGMQRPAAAAAPARTPSPFPGAPLPPARPASPSRPSHPKSKEQLGTLQRITDETGGRTELIVSARDLAPATANIADELSRQYFIGYGSSAAKDGRWHTIDVRLVHHGAHTVRARKGFVAN
- a CDS encoding energy transducer TonB; translated protein: MQASAHPTTRHELFSASEIATAAGVPPAAVRALIDAGHVVAFRGYVAPADAARLVRQLRRGELRAADRSPLTTLHLAGARRAGPVAASALMHAAGLVLLIWAGAVGLFATDTSQHVFEPQAARLVFLIDPGPGGGGGGGGLQMPAPPPQAKREAPPRRPLMSSPIVRVRRDPPVRSTARLVRPAEPPRVVPKPIDVPAPPPAQVVQAPVAQAPADPVSTPGLLAAKTTVNSSGPGIAGGVGFGAGTGLGEGRGSGIGEGEGGGAGGGLYGPGSGVEPPAVLREVRPTYSDEARRRGLEGNVGLQVVVLRDGSVGNVRVVKSLGAGLDQKAIDAVRQWRFRPASRKGVPVDVTVDVAVEFKLR